In a genomic window of Helianthus annuus cultivar XRQ/B chromosome 10, HanXRQr2.0-SUNRISE, whole genome shotgun sequence:
- the LOC118482925 gene encoding uncharacterized protein LOC118482925: MMESPTEPDVKIKKPRDKYTEDDLLIVEEDDRALSYLTMGLGPDIAIGFRSCKSAKELWDSLIEVYEGNEDMKESRRNLLQQNFNNFNHIYGETIDNQIQRFVKLVTQMQMEEIHTTNASSNRQLLNALPKSWDHHVAMIKKTKDLARCTLSEMISHIKACELDDKQRETNYKNSMLAAGFSIAPASSNNNNTALLSQGGFQMFRNNSSASQISAKGHSPGSSNQVVSSASTVTSPSIQNAGNVSTVAPTSAFAANNEMIAFFASQSKEKLEIAASVINCLNAFIAGKLDPPKWSPNDLSQIHPDDVEEMDITWQMAMAAFRAQKFVRKTGKNRWGNAWNGAAKVPFNLCCFNCHEEGHYARNCPKPLVNRDQASAELAQPATPGQPATPNRERALVTTTSIADAEASGSPQPQGLAQALVVQPNIHFDWSSEIERLNISAPENQTATSNIAFMTSSEHSSKPEEETAADDFAFMTQILSAPVKGLTKEEMIALK; encoded by the exons ATGATGGAAAGTCCTACAGAACCAGATGTCAAAATTAAAAAGCCTCGAGATAAATACACTGAAGATGATTTGCtcattgttgaagaagatgatcgtGCTCTTTCCTACTTAACTATGGGTTTAGGTCCTGATATTGCTATTGGCTTTCGCTcctgcaaatctgccaaagaattgtgggattctCTGATTGAAGTGTATGAAGGAAACGAAGACATGAAAGAGAGCCGAAGAAACTTGctgcaacaaaacttcaacaatttcaaccatatttatggtgaaacaaTAGATAATCAGATTCAGAGATTCGTGAAGCTAGTCActcaaatgcaaatggaagaGATTCATACAACTAATGCATCCTCCAATCGACAACTTCTCAATGCACTGCCtaagagttgggatcatcatgttgcaATGATCAAGAAGACAAAAGACTTAGCTAGATGTACTCTGTCTGAGATGATCTCTCACATCAAGGCATGCGAACTGGATGATAAGCAAAGAGAAACGAATTACAAGAACAGTATGCTAGCTGCCGGTTTCTCCATTGCTCCCGCCtcttccaacaacaacaacacagcCTTACTGTCTCAAGGAGGTTTTCAGATGTTTCGCAATAATTCATCCGCTTCTCAAATTTCAGCAAAGGGGCACTCACCTGGATCCTCAAATCAAGTTGTTTCCTCAGCGTCTACTGTTACTTCTCCTTCAATTCAAAATGCTGGAAATGTCTCTACTGTCGCTCCTACTTCTGCCTTCGCTGCAAACAACGAAATGATAGCCTTCTTCGCCAGTCAATCAAAAGAAAAACTGGAAATAGCAGCTTCAGtgatcaactgtttgaatgctttCATTGCAGgaaagcttgatccaccaaagtggAGTCCTAATGATCTGTCTCAGATTCAtccagatgatgttgaagaaatggatatCACTTGGCAGATGGCAATGGCTGCTTTCAGAGCTCAAAAGTTTGTGAGAAAAACAGGTAAAAACAGGTGGGGAAATGCATGGAATGGAGCTGCTAAAGTGCCCTTTAATCTTTGTTGTTTcaactgtcatgaggaaggaCACTATGCTCGTAACTGCCCAAAGCCACTTGTAAACAGAGATCAAGCTTCTGCAGAATTAGCGCAACCAGCAACACCTGGTCAACCTGCAACTCCTAATCGAGAAAGGGCTCTTGTGACCACTACCAGTATAGCAGATGCTGAAGCTTCTGGAAGTCCACAGCCGCAAGGATTAGCACAAGCACTGGTGGTACAGCCCAACATTCACTTTGATTGGTCTTCAGAAATTGAGCGTTTGAACATATCAGCTCCAGAGAATCAAACTGCTACATCCAACATTGCTTTCATGACCTCAAGCGAACATAGCTCTAAGCCAGAGGAAGAGACTGCAGCTGATGATTTTGCATTCATGACTCAAATCCTGTCAGCACCTGTCAAAGGTCTCACgaaagaagag atgatagctctgaagtaa